In Lepus europaeus isolate LE1 chromosome 9, mLepTim1.pri, whole genome shotgun sequence, the following are encoded in one genomic region:
- the ZNF397 gene encoding zinc finger protein 397, which translates to MAVESRAVSTQIPQDPQEQGLILVKVEDGLSWSQKFKPNGSIQSCQELFRQQFRKFCYHESPGPREALARLQELCRQWLMPEVHSKEQILELLVLEQFLSILPEELQIWVEQHNPKSSEEAVTLLEDLEREFDDPGQQVSASAQGPTVPWKDLTCLGASQEPTNIQLQPLKKQLKSWKPCLSPKSDCENEAAREEDVSREKPHGLPLEPSFEGISEHESRLEWQHESALGEKLRRPPSQGSSFSQMFFTHKSPGKRDYHDDPQRCVILSTNSMTCQKVPIEERPHRCDVCGHSFKQHSSLTQHQRIHTGEKPYKCNQCGKAFSLRSYLIIHQRIHSGEKAYECSECGKAFNQSSALIRHRKIHTGEKACKCNECGKAFSQSSYLIIHQRIHTGEKPYECNECGKTFSQSSKLIRHQRIHTGERPYECNECGKAFRQSSELITHQRIHSGEKPYECNECGKAFSLSSNLIRHQRIHSGEEPYQCNECGKTFKRSSALVQHQRIHSGDEAYICNECGKAFRHRSVLLRHQRVHTVK; encoded by the exons ATGGCTGTGGAATCCAGAGCAGTTTCAACCCAGATACCTCAGGATCCTCAGGAACAAGGACTAATATTAgtgaaagtagaagatggcctctcTTGGAGTCAGAAATTTAAACCAAATGGGAGTATTCAGTCTTGCCAAGAGTTGTTTCGCCAACAATTCAGAAAATTTTGCTACCACGAGTCCCCTGGGCCCCGGGAGGCTCTGGCCAGACTCCAGGAGCTCTGCCGTCAATGGCTGATGCCAGAGGTGCACTCCAAGGAGCAGATCCTAGAACTACTGGTGCTGGAGCAGTTCCTGAGCATCCTGCCCGAAGAGCTACAGATCTGGGTTGAGCAACATAATCCAAAAAGCAGCGAGGAAGCCGTGACCCTTTTGGAAGATCTGGAGAGGGAGTTTGATGATCCAGGACAGCAG GTCTCAGCTAGTGCACAGGGACCAACAGTGCCATGGAAGGATTTGACATGCCTTGGAGCATCCCAGGAACCAACAAACATTCAACTGCAGCCTTTAAAGAAACAGCTGAAATCCTGGAAACCTTGCCTTTCCCCCAAGAGTG ACTGTGAGAACGAGGCAGCAAGAGAAGAGGACGTTTCAAGAGAAAAACCACATGGACTTCCTCTGGAACCTTCATTTGAAGGAATTAGTGAGCATGAAAGCCGCTTAGAGTGGCAGCATGAAAGTGCTTTAGGAGAAAAGTTAAGAAGACCCCCTTCCCAAGGAAGCAGTTTTAGTCAAATGTTCTTCACACACAAATCTCCAGGGAAGAGAGACTATCATGATGACCCTCAAAGATGTGTGATTCTAAGTACAAACTCCATGACATGTCAGAAAGTTCCTATAGAAGAGAGACCTCACAGATGTGATGTATGTGGGCACAGCTTCAAGCAGCATTCCTCTCTAACACAACATCAGAGAATCCATACTGGAGAAAAACCTTATAAATGTAACCAGTGTGGGAAGGCCTTTAGTTTGAGGTCATATCTCATTATTCACCAGAGAATTCATAGTGGTGAGAAAGCATATGAATGTagtgagtgtgggaaagccttcaatCAGAGCTCAGCCCTCATTAGACATCGGAAAATTCATACTGGTGAGAAAGCTTGTAAGTGTAATGAGTGTGGCAAAGCATTCAGTCAAAGTTCATATCTCATTatacatcaaagaattcacactggTGAGAAACCCTATGAGTGTAACGAGTGTGGGAAAACATTTAGCCAGAGCTCAAAGCTTATTAGACATCAGCGCATTCATACAGGTGAGagaccctatgaatgtaatgagtgtggaaaagctttCAGGCAGAGCTCAGAGCTGATTACCCATCAGAGAATACATAGTGGAGAgaagccctatgaatgtaatgaatgtggaaaagccttcagtTTGAGCTCAAACCTCAtcagacatcagagaattcatagtGGAGAGGAACCCTATCAATGTAATGAATGCGGCAAAACCTTCAAAAGGAGCTCAGCCCTGGTTCAGCATCAGAGAATCCATTCTGGGGATGAAGCTTATatatgtaatgaatgtggaaaggcTTTCAGGCACAGATCAGTCCTGCTGCGCCATCAGAGAGTCCACACTGTAAAGTAA